One window from the genome of Pedococcus badiiscoriae encodes:
- a CDS encoding alpha/beta fold hydrolase, whose protein sequence is MPTALDAADLAYRWSGPADPGSPTIVLLHGLGDSGDCWPDAVRRWSPDYRVVGVDLLGHGRSPRFTPEQRASPDPMEHMYAAALATVEQVAAVGGPVALVAHSMGGGIATALTARHPDLVRAAVLEEPAWRDPELRVQSPTVVAERIADCRAFSEDLEGQLAQGRADNPTWPESEFAPWAQAKTEVDLDFLALGVASFARPWEELVGAIEVPTLVVVGERSTLLPEPIRLRAKAIDNPHVRIELLAADHCVRRDVPDAFHALVDPWLADQF, encoded by the coding sequence ATGCCGACCGCCCTCGACGCCGCCGACCTCGCCTACCGCTGGTCGGGGCCCGCCGACCCGGGCAGCCCGACGATCGTGCTGCTGCACGGGCTGGGCGACTCCGGCGACTGCTGGCCCGACGCGGTCCGACGCTGGTCGCCCGACTACCGCGTCGTCGGGGTGGACCTGCTCGGGCACGGCCGCTCGCCCCGGTTCACCCCGGAGCAGCGGGCGTCGCCCGACCCCATGGAGCACATGTATGCCGCGGCGCTGGCGACGGTTGAGCAGGTCGCCGCCGTCGGCGGTCCGGTCGCGCTCGTCGCCCACTCGATGGGCGGTGGCATCGCGACGGCCCTGACCGCGCGCCACCCCGACCTCGTGCGCGCGGCGGTGCTCGAGGAGCCCGCGTGGCGAGACCCCGAGCTCCGGGTGCAGAGCCCGACGGTGGTCGCCGAGCGCATCGCGGACTGTCGGGCCTTCTCCGAGGACCTCGAGGGACAGCTCGCTCAGGGTCGCGCGGACAACCCCACCTGGCCCGAGTCGGAGTTCGCCCCGTGGGCGCAGGCCAAGACCGAGGTCGACCTCGACTTCCTGGCCCTCGGGGTCGCGTCCTTCGCCCGTCCGTGGGAGGAGCTCGTCGGCGCGATCGAGGTGCCCACCCTCGTGGTCGTCGGCGAGCGCTCGACGCTGTTGCCCGAGCCGATCCGACTGCGCGCCAAGGCGATCGACAACCCGCACGTGCGGATCGAGCTGCTGGCGGCGGACCACTGTGTGCGCCGTGACGTGCCCGACGCCTTCCATGCCCTCGTCGACCCCTGGCTCGCCGACCAGTTCTGA